One genomic window of Anticarsia gemmatalis isolate Benzon Research Colony breed Stoneville strain chromosome 23, ilAntGemm2 primary, whole genome shotgun sequence includes the following:
- the LOC142982981 gene encoding uncharacterized protein LOC142982981, with product MSVILSEILWFSNDLSKMSIIIVFSILYCRVKLFKLALESDLRSKRSRCCVNKYVQMYGTLVDTLKATHYPLKLLIVASIFTNTPTLVYGLYQEVLHFKEVGPDGFLFTWIVGHGCQFVVFHIIMMTTLDLTVDNLNEVKSIALERQVYCTDDRERFELRNLLNALKHRPLTYSVYRALPLSVYLTLSFMSFCFINMIAILQIKSYMV from the exons ATGTCTGTGATTTTATCGGAAATTTTGTGGTTTTCAAATGATTTGAGCAAGATGTCAATTATCATTGTATTTAGTATACTTTATTGCCGAGTGAAACTGTTTAAACTGGCTTTGGAGAGCGACTTACGATCAAAACGTAGCAGATGCTGTGTTAATAAATACGTACAAATGTACGGGACTCTCGTTGATACTTTGAAAGCTACTCATTATCCTTTGAAGCTCTTA ATTGTTGCATCAATATTCACTAATACGCCAACATTAGTATATGGTTTGTATCAAGAAGTTTTGCATTTCAAAGAAGTG GGTCCAGATGGATTTCTTTTTACGTGGATCGTTGGTCATGGATGTCAGTTCGTAGtattccatattattatgatgacaACGCTTGATCTAACTGTGGATAATCTTAATGAAGTTAAAAGTATTGCATTAGAAAGACAAGTATATTGCACTG ATGATCGTGAGCGTTTCGAACTGAGGAACTTGCTGAATGCTCTCAAACATCGTCCACTAACTTACTCAGTGTATCGCGCGTTACCTCTCAGTGTATATCTCACTCTTAGCTTTATGTCCTTCTGTTTTATCAACATGATTGCTATTCTGCAGATTAAGAGTTATATGGTTTGA